In Deinococcota bacterium, the sequence CCTCAGGGCACATCGCACCTTGAAGACTGATCGTCATTGAAGCTTGACCTTCATCGCAAGATCTTGGCCGGGTCGAGCCCGCTCGCCCGCCGCGCCGGGATGAGCCCCGCCACCACGCTGGTCACGAGCGCCAGCGCGCACACCCAGATAAAGTCCCAGGCCTGGAGCGTGACGGGTAGCCGCGTGATGAAGTAGATGTCGCCCGGCAGGGGGAAGGGCTGGAACTTGAAGTAGAGGCTGAGCCCCAGGCCCATCAGCGCGCCCAGGAGGGTGCCCCCGCCGCCCAGGATGAAGCCCTCGAGCGTAAAGACCGCCAGGATCTGCCCGCGCGACGCCCCCAGTGCCCGCAGGATGGCGATCTCCTCGGTCTTTTCGGACACGGTCAGAATGAGGATGTTGGCGATGCCCATCGCCGCCACCAAGACGATGAGAAAGACCACCACCCCGATCAAGGCCTTTTGCAGGTTGAGCTGCTCGATGAGGCTGCGGTACTGCTCCTGCCAGGTCCGGGCCAGGAGGCCGTAGTCCAGGGCGACGCGGCGGCCTACGGTCGTGGCCCTCTCGGGGTCGAAGAGCCGCAGCTGGTAGCCGCTGATCTCGCCCGGCATGCGCAAGAAGTCCTGCAGGGTGGCGAGCGAGCTAAAGGCGACTTGCGCGTCGATCATCTCGTTGCCGACCGAAAAGGTGCCGGCGACGCGAAAGGCCGCCCTGGCCTGGTTGGCGAAGACGACCCTCACCTCGTCGCCCGCAAAGACATCGAGGTTGCGCGCCAGGCTCTGGCCGAGGATAAGGCCCTCGCCGCCCTCGAGCGCGTCCAGGTTGGCCTCGAGCGCGGTGAGCTCGAGCACCTGGCTGTGCGAGCGCGGCTCGATGCCGAAGATGGTGGTGAAGCCGGTGCGGGCGCCCAGGCCGAGGCGGGTGTCGGCCGGCCGGGCGATGAGCGCCTGGCCGAGCACGTAAGCGCCCGCCGCCTCCACGCCCGGCTCCGCCGCGAGCGCCTCCAGGACGGCAGGGTCCTGGGCGAGGGGCGAGCGGTCGTAGCTCTGCAAGGTCACGTGGGGGGTCGCCCGCAGGGTGCTGCTGACGAGCTCGTCGATAAAGCCGTTGGTGAGCGAGAGCGCGGTCACCAGGACCATCACGCCTACCGCCACCCCGACCACGGTCAGGCCTGCCTGAAGCGCGCGGTGACGGATATGGCGCCGCGCCAGGTAAAAGACGAAAAGCCTCATGCTTTCAGCCTAACGCCTCGAGGCGGACTCCGAGCTCGCCGGGACTGCAATACAAGCGGCTAACGGGGTTGAGGCCCCAGGGCGCCGGTCCCCGCCTTCAGCGGCTGGCGGTCAGGACCGGCGCGACCTCGATGGGCACGCCTTCGGTCTGCAAGAAGGGGCCGTCGCGGCCGTAACGCACCACCTCGACCTCGACCCTGCGCACGCCCCACTCGAGGGCCTGGGGAACGGTCTCAAACCACAGGTCGATCTGCTGCTGCTTGCGGATGTTGAGCGTGTCTTCGACGATAAAGTGATCCTGGCCGTCGAGCATCGCCTGGTACCTGCCGTAGCCGCGGCCGTCGTGAAAGTTGCCGAGATCGCGGATGCGCACCAGCGAGCCGTAGGGGATGTGCTTGGGCAGGAGGTCGCGGCTCACCGCGATGATGCCGAAGCGCGTACGCGTGCCGGTCGCGGTGACGAAGGGCTGGCTGTTGGTCTGCTCAGGCACCGAGTTGTAGGCCGTCGCCCGCAGGGTGTAGACGGGAAGGCTGGGACCCTGGACCTCGCCGACGAGCTCGGCTCGGGCAAAGCGCGCTTTGCTCGGGGGCAGGACCTCGGCGCTCACCTCCGGGGTCACGTCGACACCGGCATGCGGTCTGGCATGCGGTGGCGGGCCAAAGGCGGTGATCAGGAGGACGGCGACCATGCCGGTAACGCAGAGTTTGCCGCGGAGTTTGGTGTAGACGTGAAGAAGCACGCGCACCTCCAGAATGTGAAGAATACCACATCTCTCCGCTTCCACCTGGTTTGGCCTCACATCAGCGCGCAGTGGACGGGGTCCCAAATCTCTGTCCCGGTCCCTCGGATAGCCGAGTCTCATGCTTGGAACTAGCCGCAAGGAGGCCTGAGCTGCCAGGGCCCGGCGGGTCCCTTCATTGGGCGCCGAGTATAATGGGTGGTGCGTGATGACTGCCGAACTGTTTTTACGAGAGGCGACGCCCGCGGGCTCGGCCCCTATGCTGCCGTCTCCGCCTCGAGGGGCATTTGACCACCGTGGCCCTAACCATTGAGGCCATAACCGTGAGGCCATACCATGAGGCCATGACGCCAGGCTTTTGCTTCGAGCTCGAGAGGGAGAGAGGCGCCGCCCGGCTCGCCCGCTACCGCACCCCGCACGGCGTCATCGACACGCCTGCCTTTGTCGCCGTGGGCACCCAGGCCACCGTCAAGGGCGTGACGCCCGAGATGGTCGGCGAGGCGGGCACTCAGGCCCTCTTCTGCAACACCTATCACCTCTACCTGCGGCCGGGCGCGGAGGTGGTGGCGGGGCTCGGCGGGCTGCACCCTTTCATGAACTGGTCCGGCCCCATCATGACCGACTCGGGCGGCTTCCAGGTCTTTTCCCTGGGGGCCGGCCTCGAGCACGGCGTCGGCAAAATCGCCAACATCTTTCCCGGCGAGGCGGGCGGCGTCCTGGCCACGCCCGGCGCGCGCGCACCGGAGGGCAAGTCGCTGGTCACGGTCGGCGAGGACGAGGTCCGCTTCAAGAGCCACTTGGACGGCTCCGAGCACGTCTTCACGCCCGAAACGTCCATCGCCGTCCAGCGCGCCCTGGGCGCCGACATCATCCTGGCCTTCGACGAGTGCACCTCGCCGCTGCACGACCTCGACTACACCCGCCGCAGCATGGCCCGCACCCACCGTTGGGCGGAGCGCTCCTTGCACGCCTTTGGGGCGAGCGAAGCCCAGCACGACCATCCCCAGGCGCTCTACGGCGTCGTTCAGGGTGGCGCCTTTGAGAGCTTGCGCAAAGAGAGCGCCAGGACGATCGCCGCCATGACCGTAGCGGGCCGGGGCTTCGACGGTATCGCCATCGGCGGCAACCTCGGCAAGACCAAGGAGGAGATGCACCGGGTCATCGACTGGGCGGTGGCCGAGCTGCCGCGGGGCAAGCCCCGCCACCTCTTGGGCATCGGCGACGTGGAGGACATCTTCGCGGCCGTGGAGCGCGGCTGCGATACCTTCGACAGCGTGGGGCCGACCCGCATCGCCCGCAACGGCGCGGTCTTGGCGCGCCATGACGACGAGGGCCGGCCCCTAACCAGGTTCCGCCTGAACCTAAAAAACGCGCGCTTCGCGGCCGACCCTCGGCCCATCTCAAAGACCTGCGGCTGCTACACCTGCCTTCACTACTCGAGGGCCTACCTGCGCCACCTCTTCAAGGCCGACGAACTCCTGGCGCGGACGCTGGCGACGGTCCACAACCTGCACTTCATGGCGAGGCTCTGCGCGGAGATCCGCCGGGCCTTGCTCGAGGACAGCTTTGGTGAGTTGAAACGGGCGTGGCTGGGGGAAGGAAGTCATTTCTTGCATTGACCTGCTTGCAGGTGTACAGTTTGAAGTGTCACTTCTGGAGCGTTTTATGAAGATGTCCGTCAAAACATTGCGAACCGAGACCAGGCGCCTGCTCGAGACCGTCGCCCGCGGTGAGGAGGTCATCATTACCTACAGAGGAAAACCTCGCGCTAAAGTAGTGGGTCTCGGCACGGTCGCCGGTCAAGAGCGCTCACGGCTTTTCGGCCTCTGGCGGGACCATAACGCCAGCGAAAACGTTCAAGACTACATCGACGCCCTCCGCAAGAGCCGCTATTAGAGCAGAAACCGGTGCTCATCGATACCGACATCTTCATCTGGTATCTGCGCGGCCGTGAATCCGCTGCGGTTTTTCTCGAGTCAAGCCTCAACTTGCAGCTATCCATCATAACGTACATGGAGCTCGTGCAGGGTATGCGCAACAAAGAGGAGTTGAGGCTGCTAAGACAGACGCTTGGCGACTGGCAGGCGGAGATTCTCGCCATTGACGAGCGAATTTCGTATCGCGCGGCCCACTATGTCGAGCAGCACTACCTCAGTCACAATCTGCGCCTCGCGGACGCGCTGATTGCCGCTACGGCGGTCGAGCGCGGTCACAGCCTCGCCACGGGCAACCTCAAGCACTATGGAATGATTGACGAGCTCGAGCTCGTCGCCTTTAGGATTTAGGTAAAAGCGACACTCAAATTGTCAAGGGAGCTGAAGTGAGCTGATCTATCCCTATGGCCGGGGCATCAACTTGCAGATCGAAGTCGACGATGCCGGCGAATTGGTCAGCAAACTCGCCGCCCACGGCTACCCGCTCAAAATCCCACTCCAGGAAAACTGGTACCGACAAGACGAGCGCCTGAACGGCAACAGGGAGTTCTTGGTGATGGATCCCGACGGCCATCTTCTCAGGTTCGCCCAGGACTTGGGCAGCAAGGCAGTAGCGGACGCTTAGAAGTTCTTGTCGACGAGGTCGACCACACTGCCGTCTTGTAACACCGAGCGCACCACGCCGACGCTAGGCACGAAGTAGAGGTCGAGCAGCGTCTGAGCGCCGGTGCTGGTCACGGTCCACTGGCGAATCTGCAGGGCGTCGAAGCGGCCCGCCGGCGTCTCCACCCCGCGCATCCCCAGGACCTCCGCCAGCAGGCTGATCTCGAAGCCGCCGACCAGGGCGCGGCTCTGCCAGGTCTGGCCCACCTCGAGCTCACCGCCAGGGTAGATGACGAGCGGCGGATCGAAGCTGACAAGCTCACCGCCAGCGGCCGTCCCGTGCAGGCGCACCGCCTCGGCGGTGTAGGAGAGGTAGTCCTCGGAAACCGGATTGCCCCCAAACGAGTGGGTGAACACGAGCACCTCGTAGCCGTCGAAGACCTCCGTAGCGCCAAAGGCCTGGGTCTCGCCGTTGGAGTAGGTCCAGCTTAGGCCCTCCCTAGCTGGGAAATAGGCTTCCTGCGCGAGCGCAAGGCCAAGCAAAAAGACGAGCAAAAAGACGAGCAAAACCCAAACCTTGTTCATCACGCTTTCTCCTTGCTGAGCACCGCCGCGCGCAGACCGGCCTCCTCGACCGCGCGCATGGCGGCGAAGCGCAGGCCGTGGGCCTCGAGCTGCAACACCCCGGCGATGGCCGTGCCGCCCGCGCTGGCCACCTCGTCCTTGAGGGCGGCGGGATGGTCGTTCTCGAGCAGCTTGGCCGTCGCCAGGAGCACCTGCCGGGCGAGGTCCTGCGCCAGCCGCCGGTCGAAGCCGGCGCGCACGCCGCCGTCGGCCAGGGCCTCGGCAAAGACCGCCGCAAAGGCCGGACCCGAGCCCGCCAAGCCGGTAAAGGCGTCGAAGAGCCCCTCGGCGACCTCGTAGACCGTGCCCACCGCCGCGAAGAGTTCCCGGGCCACCTCGAGGTCGTCCCTGCCGACTTGCGGCAGAGAGGCCAGCGCCGTGGCGCTGAGGCCGATGCGCGCGCCCAGGTTGGGCATGGCCCGCACCACCCGGCTCGAGCCGACCCGCCGGGCGATCGCCTCCGCGGACACGCCCGCCATGAGCGAGATATAAGAGCCCTTGCGGTTGGCGATGAGCGGCGCCACCGCGTCAAAGGACTGCGGCTTCACGGCGATGAGGACGCGCTCGGCGCGGTGGATGCCTTCGTCGCCCAAAGCCTCTACGCCGTAGCGCGCGGCGAGAGCGCGGCGCCGCGTCTCGTCCGGATGGTAGATGCCGACCTCCGCCTCCTGGAGGATGCCCGCCTTGAGGGCACCGGTCAGGACCGCCCCGCCCATCTTGCCCGCGCCCACGATGGCCAGCTTCATGCGCTATTCTATCCCTCTTTCCTCTCACCCTGACGCCGCCTGGCGAGCAGAAGCCACAGCAGCCCCACAGCGAGGGCCGCGCCCGCGGTATCGGCCAGCCAGTCCCAAACGCTCGCGACGCGGCCGGGCACGGTCGCCTGGTGAAGTTCGTCGCTGAGCCCGTAGAGTGAAGCCAGCGCGACCGCCAGGAGCGGCCGTCCCGTCGCCATATAGACGAGGCCGGCCAGCGCGGCAAAGGCCGCGCCGTGAACGACCTTGTCCCTGGGATGGCTGAGGTCGAGCCAGCCCGCCACGCCCCTCGCGTCGGGCGAGGCCGAGAGGTAGAAGATGAGGCCGGCCAGCGCCAGAGCGAGCGCCCACCACGGCAGCGGATGCTTGCCGGGCGTCATGAGACGCTCGACAGCTGGTATGACATTCGGTATGACATTCGGTATGACATTCAGTGTTCGACGAGCTCGATGAGCACGCCCTGACCCCATTTTGGGTGCAAGAAGACCACCCTGGACCCGGCCCGCCCCGGACGCGGCGTCTCGTCGATAAAGCGAACCCCTTCCGCCTCGAGCCGCGCGACCTCCGCCTCGAGCCCTTCCACACGGAGGGCCAGGTGATGGAGGCCGGGACCGCGCTTCGCCAAAAAGCTGGCCAGCGGGCTGGTGTCGGCGGTGGGCTCGAGCAGTTCCAGCAGACTCTCGCCCGCCCGAAAGGCGCGCACCCGCACAGCCTGCGAGGCCACGGTCTCGTCCGGCCCCACGGGCTCGAGGCCGAGAAGCCGGTAGACGACGCTAGCCTCCTCGAGGCTATAGACCGCGACGCCAACGTGATCAAGTGGCCGGTGGTCGAGGCCGCCCGGAAGTAGGCTCACCGCTACGGCTTGGGCGCCATGACGACGAGCAGAACCACCGGCGTGGCCGACTCGTTGCGCACCCCGTGGGGCGCGCCCGCCGGGGCCATCACCGCCATGCCCTCGCTGAGCAGTTCCTGCTCGTCGCCGACGTCGAAGAGCGCCTCACCCTCGAGGACGACATAGACCTTGTCCTCGCCGTCATGGCTATGCACCTTCTGGGCCTGCCCCGGCAGCAGACAATACTGGTCGAAAAGCATCTTCGCCGAGTCGAAGACCGGAACCTTTTGCATCTTCTCCTCGTTGAAGCGCCGCTGATCCGCTAGGTTTATGTGGTTCATGCCTCACGATACCGCATGTCACCTGCTCGCCGTATTTACTCTAGGCTCTTCATGGATTCCACGGGGCTGAGACAAACCACTTCAAGGAAAACCCCATCTGACCCGTCCACAACAAGCTTTATCCAGCACCGCCTTCCATAGTAGTCCTTTGAGAGTTATGCCGTCCAGGACATACTTTCTCTTGTACAGTGGAGCGCAGCCCCTTGAAACACATACAGAGCCTAGGATTCATTAGGTTGTCGCGGGCTCATTTCGGCTTCGTCGCGCCCACGCCGCGGCTGCCGCAAGCCAAACCCGCCTGCGTGGTTAAATGAGGCCGCGTCGGCAAGAGGTCGACGTGGAGGAGATGTATGCACCTGGGTGTCTGCTACTACCCCGAACACTGGAGTGACGCGACCTGGAAGCCCGACGCGAAGCGGATGCGCGAGTTGGGCCTCACTTTCGTGCGCGTCGGCGAGTTCGCCTGGAGCCGCTTGGAGCCCGAGCCGGGCCGGCTCCACTTCGACTGGCTCGACCGCGCCGTGGACAGCCTGGGCAACGCGGGCCTCAAGGTCATCCTGGGCACGCCCACCGCCACCCCGCCCAAGTGGCTCGTGGACCTTCACCCGGACATTCTCCCGGTCGACAAGGAGGGACGCCGGCGCGGCTTCGGCTCGAGGCGGCACTACTGCTTCTCGTCGAAAAGCTACCACCGGGAAAGCGAGCGCATCGTGACGCTCTTGGCCGAGCGTTACGCTTCGCACGGGGCGGTGGCGGCCTGGCAGACCGACAACGAGTACGGTTGTCACGACACCGTGCGGAGCTATTCGGAGGGCGCAAGGGACGCCTTTCGGGACTGGCTGCGGGTACGATACGGCAGCGTCGAGAGGCTCAACGAGGCCTGGTGGAACGTCTTTTGGAGTATGGAGTATCGTGACTTCGCCGAGATCGAGCTGCCCAACCTCACCGTCACCGAGCCCAACCCCAGCCACCTGCTCGACTTCTACCGCTTCTCCTCGGACACCGTCGTCGCCTACAACAAGCTGCAGGTCGATATTATCCGTGAGCACGATCCGAAAGCCGTCATCTCGCACAATGCCACGGCGTACTTCGGCGACTACGACCACTTCAAGCTGGCGCGTGACCTAGACGTTATCACCTGGGACTCCTACCCGCTGGGCATGCTCGAGGAGAGTTCGCTGCCCGACGAGGTCAAGCTGAGCTTCATGCGCAGCGGCCATCCCGACATGATCTCGCTGATGCACGACCTCTATAGAGGCGTCAAGCGCCGGCCCTTCTGGGTGATGGAGCAGCAGCCCGGCCCGGTCAACTGGGCGCGGAGCAATCCCCTGCCCGCGCCGGGAATGGTCCGCCTCTGGACCCATCAGGCCTTCGCCCACGGCGCCGACCTGGTGTCCATCTTCCGCTGGCGGGCGGCTGCCGGCGCGCAAGAACTCATGCACGCCGGGCTCAACCACGCTGACGGCAGACCCGACCGGGCCAGCGCCGAGATCAAGCAGGTCGCGAGGGAGCTACCGGACGAGCCTGAAACCGTCACCGCGCCCGTAGCACTCCTTATGGATTATGAAAATCTCTGGGCCACCGACATCCAAAAGCACGCCGAGGGCTGGAGCTACTGGGGCCTCCTGGGCGCCTGGCATGCGGCCCTCAGGAGCCTCGGGCAGGACGTGGACATCATCCACCCGCAGGGCTTCCTGACGGGCTACAGGCTCGTCCTGGCGCCCGCCCTGCACCTCGTGGACGAGGCACTGGCGCAGCAGCTGAGGGCCTACGTCGGTGAGGGCGGCCACCTCGTCCTCGGGCCGCGGAGCGGCTCCAAGACGACCACAAACCTCGTGCAGGCGCCCGCGCCAGGGCCGCTCTCGAGCTTGATGGGCGCGGCGGTCCATCATGTGGACGCCCTGAGGCCCGGTGCCGCGGGACAGGTCGAGATGAACGGGGAAAGCTACGCCTACGAGACCTGGGCCGACCTGCTCACACCCACCAGCGCCGAGGTGCTGGCGACCTTTGCGACGCCGGCCTACGCGGGCACTCCCGCGCTTACGCGCAACAGGGTCGGCCTGGGCCTCTGCACGACCCTCGGGGCCTGGGGTGGCCGGAAACTCAACCGGGCGGTGTTCGGGTCGATTCTGGCGACGCTCGAGCTGGCGACGCTCGAGCTGCCCGAGGGCCTGCGCCTGAGCCGCCGGGGCGGGCGGCTCCACCTCTTCAACTTCACCGACGAAGTGCAGCCTCTCGGTGGGATAGCAGGCTTGCCGGAGGTTTTGGCCCAGGCCGGAAGCATCGGCGCGCACGACCTCTTGATGGTGCAAGCTGATGGTGCAAGCTGATGGTGCGAGGGCTCTAGAGCAGGGCTAGAGAGCCGCTCCCAGCTCGAGCGCCCGCAGCGCCCCCTCCCGGTACTGCGGCTTGAGATGGGCATTGACGGCGGCGGTGAGGGCGTCCGGGTCGAAGAAGCCGCCGTCCTCGAGCGCCTTGGCAGCGAGGGCCAGGGCGACGTTCTCCTTGCCGGCGGCCTTGCGGATGCCCGAAACGTCGATCGTGGTCACCGAGGCCCTGGTCTCGGGCAGGTTGAGGCTCGAGTCGGCGTAGACCCGCACCCTCTCCGAGAAAGTCCCCAACTGCCCGCGCAGCCGCTGCACGCCCTCGGGCGCCAGCAAGATGACGGTCCCCGGCTCGTTCACGCCGCCGTAGCGGATGGGCCTGGGGTCTAGGACCAAGGTGCTCACCGAGTGCCCGGTCTTGATGGTCACCGGGTAGTCGTCCTGCTGCGTCACCTGGAGGCCGCTCATGATGGCCGCCTGGGCCAACAGGCCCGCCGCGCTCCTCACCTTGCCGCCCGCCGAGCCCGCCATGAGCAGGCCGGTGCGCGCCGTCAGGGCGTGCGAGAAGCCCACCGGGACGCCCCTGGGCTGCGGCCGGGGCGGCGCCGAGGCGATGAGGGCGTGGGCGTGCGCCTCATAGCTGGGGCGGCGGCTGTCCTTAAGGACCCCCATCGCCAGCCCGGCGCGCTCGGCCCAGTCGTGGAACATCTTGCCGGTGAAGCCGTTGGCGGGCACGAAGTAGGCGGTGCAGAGCTCCCAGATGTCCATGAGCGCGAAGCCGGGCGTGGCGATGGCCCGGGCGATGGTGTCGTAGAGGTCCCTGTCGGTGCTCGGTTGGCGGGCGACGAAGGAGGCGCCGTTCAGCGCCACCGTCCCGGCGACGTCGAAGGGCCTTTCGGGGTTGCCCATCGGCGTGGTGACCGTCTTGGCATCGCTAAAGGTCGTCGCCGAGTGCTCGCCGCCGGTCATGCCGAAGTTGAAGTTGTTGAAGACCAGGACCGTCACGTCCACGTTGCGCCGGGCCGCGGCCAGGATGTGCCCCGCGCCGATGCCGGTGCCGCCGTCACCCATCAGGACGATGACGTGGAGCTCGGGCTTAGCCAGCTTGAGCCCGCAGGCGTAGGCGACGCTGCGGCCGTGGAGGCCGTGAAAGGAGTGGGTCCTGATGTGCGCGTCCGACAGCCCCACGCAACCGATGTCGGTGACGACGACGGTCTTGTCGAGCGGCAGCCCCAGTTTGGCGAGCGCCCCGCCGAGGGCGTTCAGAATGAGCCCGTGGCCGCAGCCGGGGCAGAAGGGGTAGTCCTGGGAATCGACGTAACGCGCGCTGTCTTCGTTGGGGATGCGTAGAGCCATGCTTAGACCTCTTCCAAAACCGCCCGGACGATCTCGCCCGGGCTGATGATCGTGCCGTCGAAGCGCTGCACGCTTGTCAGCCTTTGATTTACGGCGAAGCGTTCGACCTCCTGGAGGTACTGGCCGTTGTTGTGCTCGGGGACGATCACGCGCTTGTGACGCTCGAGGCAGCGGGTGAGTACCCCCTCGAGCACGGGCCAGAGGGTATAGAGGACTAAGAGCGAGACCCTGTGGCCGCCCCTCCTCAAAGTCTCCACGGCGTCCAGTGCCGACTGCGCGGCCAGGCCGTAGGCGACGACGAGCGTGTCCGCGCCCTCTGCTATGTCCTCCTCGAAGAGGCTCAGGCCGGGCTTGTCCCAGCGGATCTTCTCGTTTAGGTGCTCGAGCTTGTCGCGCCGCTTGGTGAGGTCGTTGGTGATGATACCCTCGGGGCCGTGGATACTGGTGGTAAAGCGCACCTGAAAGGGCGCGCCGATGGGCGCGAAGAGGGGCACCTCACCCCTTTCCGGGGTGGCGTAGGGCAAGAAGGCCTCAGCCTCGCCCTGGTAGAGGCGGCGCTCCACGGGTTCCAGCCTCTCCCACAGGCTCGAGTCGGCGCTGCTGCGGGTCAGCGACAGCTCCTTGCTGGTAAGTAAAAAGACCGGCGTGCGGTAGCGCTCGGCCAGGTTGAAGGCCTGGACGGTCAGCTCATACGAGGTCTTCAGGTCTCTGGGCGCCAGGGCGATGATGGGAAAGCCGCCCGCCGTGCTCCAGCGCACGAACTGCACGTCGCCCTCGCCGTGACTGGTGGCGCCGCCGGTAGCCGGGCCCAGGCGCTGCGAGTCGACGATGACCAGCGGCACCTCGCCCATGATGGCCAGGCCGATGTTCTCGCTGTAGAGGCTGACGCCCGGCCCGCTCGTCGCCGTCATCGCCTTGCTGCCGGCCATGCTGGCGGCGATGCACATTGAGATGCCGGCGAGTTCGTCCTCGGTCTGAATGGCGACGCCGCCGATTGACGGCATCACCCTGACGGCCTCCAGGAGCAAACTCGTCGCCGGGGTGATGGGGTAGCCCGCGAAGAAGGTGCAACCCGCGTCAAAGGCACCCCGCATGATGGCCTGGTTGCCGTCGATAAACTCGAACCTGGGTGTTGCTGTGAGCATTGTAGGCACCTCGAGAAGCGATCTTTGCCTAACCATACAACTCGAGCCGACAGCCTGTCCAGCAGTGGGGCTTCATAGCACAAGCTGTTGGTACATGCGGCTTGGCTTTCGTAAGAGGAAGTACGCATTCGCATCGTTTCCGTAAGCTTGCCTGGAGGTGGAACGGTGCGTTCGGAGCTTGCTCGTGCCGTCATGCCGCGGCGATAACGGACCTACAGGCCTACCTCCGCACCTGAGGCTGGGAGTCGAGAGGTCAGCGGCCTGATGTGGCCGGGGCGCCAAAGAGCTGGCGGGCCTGGGCGACTTCCGCCTCGCTGGGCGCGCCCGTCAGCGGAACGGCCGCGGGCGCGCAGACGCAGCCCGCGAGCAGGACACTGAGCAGGAGGAGCGCGAGGAGTCGCAGGGCTTTCATGATGCGGGCTTTCATGATGCACCAGCCTAGCACGCGAGGAGATGAGGGTCGTGCTCGAGCCCGCCTAGCGCCCTCGCATCCGGCGGAACATCGCGTCGCGCGCCTCGTCCTCCTCGATGAGGCTGTCGTCGCCCGCCAAGGACTCGACGTGGTGCCGGAGTTCGTGGGTGAGCGTCTCCCAGATCTCCTCGTCCCAGTCGAAGTCGGGATCGTCCTCGGCGATGATCCGAAACGAGCCGTAGTAGAGGGCGATGTGGCGGCCCAATCCCTCGCCGGCGCTCAGGAAACTCTCGGGTCCGGGGTCCATGTACTCGCCCATGCGGTAGACCTCGTCGAAACCGTCCTCGAGCCGGGCCTCAGTAAGCACGTGCACCCCCTGCAGGCCCCGCTGAAACTCGTCGGGGATGTCATAGAGCATGCTCTTTGCGGTCTGCCGGAAGTCCTCGTAGGTC encodes:
- a CDS encoding ABC transporter permease, yielding MRLFVFYLARRHIRHRALQAGLTVVGVAVGVMVLVTALSLTNGFIDELVSSTLRATPHVTLQSYDRSPLAQDPAVLEALAAEPGVEAAGAYVLGQALIARPADTRLGLGARTGFTTIFGIEPRSHSQVLELTALEANLDALEGGEGLILGQSLARNLDVFAGDEVRVVFANQARAAFRVAGTFSVGNEMIDAQVAFSSLATLQDFLRMPGEISGYQLRLFDPERATTVGRRVALDYGLLARTWQEQYRSLIEQLNLQKALIGVVVFLIVLVAAMGIANILILTVSEKTEEIAILRALGASRGQILAVFTLEGFILGGGGTLLGALMGLGLSLYFKFQPFPLPGDIYFITRLPVTLQAWDFIWVCALALVTSVVAGLIPARRASGLDPAKILR
- a CDS encoding 3D domain-containing protein, with amino-acid sequence MLLHVYTKLRGKLCVTGMVAVLLITAFGPPPHARPHAGVDVTPEVSAEVLPPSKARFARAELVGEVQGPSLPVYTLRATAYNSVPEQTNSQPFVTATGTRTRFGIIAVSRDLLPKHIPYGSLVRIRDLGNFHDGRGYGRYQAMLDGQDHFIVEDTLNIRKQQQIDLWFETVPQALEWGVRRVEVEVVRYGRDGPFLQTEGVPIEVAPVLTASR
- the tgt gene encoding tRNA guanosine(34) transglycosylase Tgt → MTPGFCFELERERGAARLARYRTPHGVIDTPAFVAVGTQATVKGVTPEMVGEAGTQALFCNTYHLYLRPGAEVVAGLGGLHPFMNWSGPIMTDSGGFQVFSLGAGLEHGVGKIANIFPGEAGGVLATPGARAPEGKSLVTVGEDEVRFKSHLDGSEHVFTPETSIAVQRALGADIILAFDECTSPLHDLDYTRRSMARTHRWAERSLHAFGASEAQHDHPQALYGVVQGGAFESLRKESARTIAAMTVAGRGFDGIAIGGNLGKTKEEMHRVIDWAVAELPRGKPRHLLGIGDVEDIFAAVERGCDTFDSVGPTRIARNGAVLARHDDEGRPLTRFRLNLKNARFAADPRPISKTCGCYTCLHYSRAYLRHLFKADELLARTLATVHNLHFMARLCAEIRRALLEDSFGELKRAWLGEGSHFLH
- a CDS encoding type II toxin-antitoxin system prevent-host-death family antitoxin, which produces MKMSVKTLRTETRRLLETVARGEEVIITYRGKPRAKVVGLGTVAGQERSRLFGLWRDHNASENVQDYIDALRKSRY
- a CDS encoding type II toxin-antitoxin system VapC family toxin, producing MLIDTDIFIWYLRGRESAAVFLESSLNLQLSIITYMELVQGMRNKEELRLLRQTLGDWQAEILAIDERISYRAAHYVEQHYLSHNLRLADALIAATAVERGHSLATGNLKHYGMIDELELVAFRI
- the proC gene encoding pyrroline-5-carboxylate reductase, with protein sequence MKLAIVGAGKMGGAVLTGALKAGILQEAEVGIYHPDETRRRALAARYGVEALGDEGIHRAERVLIAVKPQSFDAVAPLIANRKGSYISLMAGVSAEAIARRVGSSRVVRAMPNLGARIGLSATALASLPQVGRDDLEVARELFAAVGTVYEVAEGLFDAFTGLAGSGPAFAAVFAEALADGGVRAGFDRRLAQDLARQVLLATAKLLENDHPAALKDEVASAGGTAIAGVLQLEAHGLRFAAMRAVEEAGLRAAVLSKEKA
- a CDS encoding VanZ family protein, producing the protein MTPGKHPLPWWALALALAGLIFYLSASPDARGVAGWLDLSHPRDKVVHGAAFAALAGLVYMATGRPLLAVALASLYGLSDELHQATVPGRVASVWDWLADTAGAALAVGLLWLLLARRRQGERKEG
- the mce gene encoding methylmalonyl-CoA epimerase — translated: MSLLPGGLDHRPLDHVGVAVYSLEEASVVYRLLGLEPVGPDETVASQAVRVRAFRAGESLLELLEPTADTSPLASFLAKRGPGLHHLALRVEGLEAEVARLEAEGVRFIDETPRPGRAGSRVVFLHPKWGQGVLIELVEH
- a CDS encoding cupin domain-containing protein is translated as MNHINLADQRRFNEEKMQKVPVFDSAKMLFDQYCLLPGQAQKVHSHDGEDKVYVVLEGEALFDVGDEQELLSEGMAVMAPAGAPHGVRNESATPVVLLVVMAPKP
- a CDS encoding beta-galactosidase, which codes for MHLGVCYYPEHWSDATWKPDAKRMRELGLTFVRVGEFAWSRLEPEPGRLHFDWLDRAVDSLGNAGLKVILGTPTATPPKWLVDLHPDILPVDKEGRRRGFGSRRHYCFSSKSYHRESERIVTLLAERYASHGAVAAWQTDNEYGCHDTVRSYSEGARDAFRDWLRVRYGSVERLNEAWWNVFWSMEYRDFAEIELPNLTVTEPNPSHLLDFYRFSSDTVVAYNKLQVDIIREHDPKAVISHNATAYFGDYDHFKLARDLDVITWDSYPLGMLEESSLPDEVKLSFMRSGHPDMISLMHDLYRGVKRRPFWVMEQQPGPVNWARSNPLPAPGMVRLWTHQAFAHGADLVSIFRWRAAAGAQELMHAGLNHADGRPDRASAEIKQVARELPDEPETVTAPVALLMDYENLWATDIQKHAEGWSYWGLLGAWHAALRSLGQDVDIIHPQGFLTGYRLVLAPALHLVDEALAQQLRAYVGEGGHLVLGPRSGSKTTTNLVQAPAPGPLSSLMGAAVHHVDALRPGAAGQVEMNGESYAYETWADLLTPTSAEVLATFATPAYAGTPALTRNRVGLGLCTTLGAWGGRKLNRAVFGSILATLELATLELPEGLRLSRRGGRLHLFNFTDEVQPLGGIAGLPEVLAQAGSIGAHDLLMVQADGAS